In Nerophis ophidion isolate RoL-2023_Sa linkage group LG03, RoL_Noph_v1.0, whole genome shotgun sequence, the following are encoded in one genomic region:
- the LOC133548843 gene encoding ATP synthase subunit a-like, which yields MLPAQLCAPEDVLCHVILKFFIIFFIAFFIKFFIKFFIIFFIRFFIMFFIIFFTRFLTRFFIKFSIRFFIGFFVNLKFFIRFFIKFFTRFFIRYCLKFFIIFFIAFLFITFFITLFIAFFIRFFIITFSSILYFNKFFIFFIIFLFRFLFRFFIIFFTFLIIFFIMFFIKFVIGYFIAFFIRFFIKFFITFFIRVLIRFFITFFMEYYIRFLLKLF from the exons ATGCTACCAGCGCAGCTATGCGCCCCAGAAGAC GTTCTTTGTCATGTTATTCTAAAGTTCTTTATCATCTTCTTCATCGCCTTCTTCATCAAGTTCTTCATCAA GTTTTTCATCATCTTCTTCATCAGGTTCTTCATCATGTTCTTCATTATCTTCTTCACCAGGTTCCTGACCAGGTTTTTCATCAAGTTTTCCATCAGGTTCTTCATCGGGTTCTTTGTCAA TCTTAAGTTCTTCATCAGGTTCTTTATCAAGTTCTTCACCAGGTTCTTTATCAGGTACTGCCTCAAGTTCTTCATCATTTTCTTCATCGCCTTCTTATTCATTACGTTCTTCATCACCTTGTTCATCGCTTTCTTCATCAGGTTCTTCATCATCACCTTTTCATCAA TACTGTACTTCAACAAgttcttcatcttcttcatcatcttcttATTCAGGTTCCTTTTCAG GttcttcatcatcttcttcaCTTTCTTAATCATCTTCTTCATCATGTTCTTCATTAAGTTCGTTATCGGCTACTTTATCGCCTTCTTCATCAGGTTCTTCATAAAGTTCTTCATCACCTTTTTCATCAGGGTTTTGATCAGGTTCTTCATCACCTTCTTCATGGAGTACTACATCAGGTTCCTCCTCAAGTTATTTTAA